A stretch of the Planctomycetota bacterium genome encodes the following:
- the atpB gene encoding F0F1 ATP synthase subunit A: MTDTLFDPSLLSNLSHPVLAAGELIDSVKPKYYETFGVKLINSHILLMLLSAVLMLAIFLPMGRRYAGAASTEKPVPDGTSNFFEAIMLYLRDDVVRPILGDATNTYIPLLWTFFFFILFNNLIGLLPLEPLQRGLFGALGLDWYPVYGAATANLYVTGALALVAFVVIQIAGIRANGLGEYLKHFLAGAPAYMAPILVPVEIIGMIVKPVALMIRLYANMVGGKMLLLILTGLGVTAFEAMGPIGGTGVSLIVIVGSVAIMVLKVFVAFLQAYIFMFLTALFIGLLVVHDDHEEHDEEHAHDMDDTAELPEAAVQAGARMAG; this comes from the coding sequence ATGACCGACACCCTGTTCGACCCAAGCCTGCTCTCGAACCTCAGCCATCCGGTCCTGGCCGCCGGCGAACTGATCGACAGCGTCAAGCCGAAATACTACGAGACGTTTGGCGTCAAGCTGATCAACAGCCACATCCTTTTGATGCTGCTGTCGGCCGTTCTGATGCTGGCGATCTTCCTGCCGATGGGACGCCGCTACGCCGGTGCCGCCTCGACCGAGAAGCCCGTGCCGGACGGCACGAGCAACTTCTTCGAGGCGATCATGCTCTACCTGCGGGACGATGTGGTCCGCCCGATCCTGGGCGACGCGACCAACACGTACATCCCGCTGCTCTGGACCTTTTTCTTCTTCATTCTTTTCAACAATCTCATCGGCCTGCTCCCGCTGGAGCCGCTGCAGCGTGGGCTGTTCGGTGCCCTCGGGCTCGACTGGTACCCGGTCTACGGAGCGGCGACGGCGAACCTGTACGTCACCGGTGCTCTTGCCCTCGTCGCTTTCGTCGTGATCCAGATCGCCGGAATCAGGGCGAATGGGCTAGGCGAATACCTGAAGCACTTCCTCGCCGGAGCCCCGGCTTACATGGCCCCGATTCTCGTGCCGGTCGAGATCATCGGCATGATCGTGAAGCCGGTGGCCCTGATGATTCGCCTCTACGCGAACATGGTCGGCGGCAAAATGCTGCTCCTCATCCTCACAGGACTCGGCGTCACTGCTTTTGAAGCGATGGGGCCCATCGGCGGGACCGGCGTCAGCCTGATCGTGATCGTCGGCAGCGTCGCGATCATGGTGCTCAAAGTCTTCGTCGCCTTCCTCCAGGCGTACATCTTCATGTTCCTGACCGCCCTGTTCATCGGCCTGCTCGTGGTCCACGACGATCACGAGGAGCACGACGAGGAACACGCCCACGACATGGACGACACGGCCGAGCTGCCCGAGGCCGCCGTCCAAGCCGGAGCCCGGATGGCCGGCTAG
- a CDS encoding ATP synthase F0 subunit C, with product MVDSSLGKGLGVLGLGIGLGLLVYGAAMGIGNIGGRAAESIARQPEAGGRIFTTMIISAALIEGATLFAIVAFIIK from the coding sequence ATCGTCGACAGCAGCCTGGGCAAGGGCCTGGGCGTGCTCGGCCTGGGCATCGGTCTCGGCCTGCTCGTCTACGGTGCCGCGATGGGCATCGGCAACATCGGTGGCCGCGCCGCCGAGAGCATCGCCCGTCAGCCCGAGGCCGGCGGCCGAATCTTCACCACCATGATCATCAGCGCCGCCCTCATCGAAGGTGCGACGCTCTTCGCGATCGTGGCCTTCATCATCAAGTAA
- a CDS encoding AtpZ/AtpI family protein — translation MSEKEDFVAEYRRREAEQRESASWHRLAGSATEFAGGVIVGALAGWGIDHWLDTTPWGLVVGTLVGFAAGMFALVKLAKDAFK, via the coding sequence GTGAGCGAGAAGGAAGACTTCGTCGCCGAGTACCGACGCCGCGAGGCCGAGCAGCGGGAGTCCGCGTCGTGGCACCGGCTCGCCGGGTCGGCCACGGAGTTCGCGGGCGGCGTCATCGTCGGAGCGCTGGCCGGCTGGGGCATCGACCACTGGCTCGACACCACGCCCTGGGGCTTGGTCGTCGGCACGCTCGTCGGCTTCGCGGCGGGTATGTTCGCGCTGGTCAAGCTCGCCAAGGACGCCTTCAAGTGA